The DNA sequence AGACACGAGACTATAATCCCCCCTCAGTGCCCGATGGGACAGACTGTAGGGGAAGACGACAAGACTATAGATCCCCCCCTCAGTGCCCATGGGACAGAGCTGTAGGGGGAGACACAGACTATATCCCCCCCCTCATGCCCATGGGACAGACTGTAGGGGAGACACAGACTATAATCCCCCCCCTAGTGCCCATGGACAGACTGTAGGGAGACACAGACTATAATCCCCCCCCCTCAGTTGCCCATGGGACAGACTGTAGGGGAGACACAGACCCCCTTTattaaaatccccccccccctcaagtgcCATGGGACAGACTGGTAGGAGGGCACACAGACTATAATCCGCTCTGCCAGTGCCCATGGGACATGACTGTAGGGGAGACACAGACTATATCCCGCCCCCTCAGTGCCCATGGGTACAGGACTGTAGGGGGCACACAGACTAATCCCCCCCCTCAGTGCCCATGGGACAGACTGTAGGGGAGAACACAGACTAATAATCCCCCCTCAGTGCCCCATGGGTACAGACTGTAGGGGCCACACAGACTATAATCCCCCCCCTCAGTGCCCATGGGACAGACTGTAGGGGAGACACAGCATAATCCCCCCCTCAGTGCCCATGGGACAGACCTGTAGGGGAGGACAACAGATCTATAATCCCCCCGCCTCAGTGCCCATGGGACAGACTGTAGGGGAGACACAGACTATAATCCCCCCCCTCAAGTGCCATGGGTACAGACTGTAGGGGAGACATCAGACTAATAATCCCCCCTCCCTCTGCCCATGTGGACAGACTGTAGGGGAGACACAGACTATATCTCCCCCCCTCAGTGGCCCATGGGACAGACTGTAGGGGAGAACAACTATAATCCCCCCCCTGCAGTGCCGCATGGGACAGACTGTAGGGGAACACAGACCTATAATCCCCCCCCTATGCCCATAATGACACTGTACAGACTGACTACTGAGCCCCCCCGCCTCAGTGCCCATGGAGAGACTGTAGGGGAGACACAGACTATAATCCCCGGCCCCCTCAGTGGCCGCATGGGACAGACTGTAGGGAGACACAGACTATAAATCCCCCCCCGCTCAGTGCCATGGGAACAGACTGTAAGGGGAGACACAGACTATAATCACCCCCTCCAGTGCCCATGGGACAGACTGGTAGGGGAGACACAAGACTATAAtcccccccctcagtgccgcaTGGGGACAGGACTGTAGGGGAGACACAGACCTATAAACCCCCCCTCGGAAGTGCCCATGGACAGAACTGTAGGGGAGACACAGACTATAAATCCCCCCCTCAGTGCCTCTGGGACAGACTGTAGGGGAGACACAGACTATAATCCGCCCCCCCCTCAGTGCCCATGGGACAGACTGTAGGGGAGACACAGACTATAATCCCCCCCCTCAGTGCCCATGGGACAGACTGTAggggagacacagacacaggggCCCCTAGAGAAGTGGGGGTGATACAGCACAATaagggggtacaaggggtactcacactcacactcaccacaCGCAGTCCGGTTCCCACTCAGTGCGACACTCCGGCCCCGGCTGATGACGCCAACAAAGCAGGTTTTGCGTTCCACGCCTCTTTCAGCCGGTAGGAAGTTGTGATTGGTGAGATTCGAACCAATCCGCGCAGCAGATTAGGTCATGTGACCCGGGCGCCATGACGTCAGGAAGAgaaataaacaaagctgctgtgggAGTCCCGCTGTGAGCCCGGGAGAATGGAGGAGTATATGCGGGAGCCATGGTAACGCactggggccgggggggggcagttacagccaGCCCAGGGCATTCTGGGTACATTGAGCAACCaaatgcatgctgggaaattAGCTATgcatgtgagtgtgagtatatacagtgagtgagtgtgagtatatacagtgagtgagtgtgagtatatacagtgagtgtgagtatatacagtgagtgagtgtgagtatatacagtgagtgagtgtgagtatatacagtgagtgtgaagTAATATACAGtgatgtgagtgtgagtatatacaagtgagtgtgagtatagtacagggagtgagtgtgagtatatacagtgagtgtgaaagtattatacagtgagtgtgagtatatacaagTGAGTGAGtgttgagtatatacagtgagtggtgtgagtatatacagtgagtgagtTTTGAGTataatacagtgagtgtgagtaatAACAGTGAAgtagtgtgagtatatacagtgagtgagtgtgagtatatacagtgagtgagtgtgagtatatacagtgagtgtgagtatatacagtgagtgtgagtatatacagtgagtgagtgtgagtatatacagtgagtgagtgtgagtatatacagtgagtgagtgtgagtatatacagtgagtgtgagtatatacagtgagtgtgagtatatacagtgagtgagtgtgagtatatacagtgagttgtgaagtatatacagtgagtggtGGAGTATTACAgcgagtgagtgtgagtatatacagttgagtgagtgtgagtatatacagtgagtgtgagtatatacatgAGGTtggtgagtatatacagtgagtgaggtggtgagtatatacagtgaagtgtgagtatatacagtgagtgtgagtatatacgtGAGTGTGGTATATACCacgagtgagtgtgagtatatacaagtgagtgtgagtatatacagtgagtgagtTGTgatatatacagtgagtgtgagttatatacagcgagtgagtgtgagtatatacagcaGAGTGAGTATTGTgaagtatatacagtgagtgtgagtatatactagtgagtgagtgtgagtttTACAGTGCaggtgtgagtatatacagtgagtgtgagtataataCAAGCGAGTTGAGTGTGAAGTATATACATGTGGAGTGAGTGTGATATACAGTGAGTGagtgggagtttcagtgagtgaGTTGtggtatatacagtgagtgtatatatacagtgagtTGAAAGTGTGAGTATAttacagtgagtgagtgtgagtatatacagtgagtgagtgtgagtatatacagtgagtgagtgtgagtaaaaatatacagtgagtgagtgtgagtagataCATGTGGTGAGTGTTgggagtatatacagtgagtgtgagtatactacagtgagtgagtgtgagtatatacagtggagtgaagtgtgagtatatacagtgaggtGAGtaatatacagtgagtgtgagtatatacagtgagtgtggtatatacagtgagtgagtgtggagtatatacagtgagtgagtgtgagttatacagtggtgtgagtaatatacagtgagtgtgagtatatacagtgagtgatGTGAGTATATacaagtgagtgagtgtgagtatataccaGATGAGTGAGTGTGGTAATAATACAGTGAGGTGTGAGTatatcagtgagtgtgagtatatacagtgagtgtgagtatatacgagtgagtgtgagtatatagaagtgatgtgtgagtatatagaGTGGAGTGTGAGtaatatacagtgagtgtgagtatatacagtgagtgtgagtatatacagtgagttgagtatatacagtgagtgagtgtgaagTAATACCAGTGAGTGAGGTGTGAAGTATATACAGTGCAGTGTGAGTAATTACAGTGAGTGGTAGGTATATACATGAGTGTGAGTATGATAGTCAGTGAGTGTGAGGTATagtacagtgagtgagtgtgatttATATACAGCGAAGTGAGGTTGGTAGAGTtatacagtgagtgagtgtgagtatatacagtgagtgtgagtatatacagtgggAGTGAGTGTggagtatatagtgagtgagtgtgagtatattacagtgagtgtgagtatatacagtgagtgatgtggtgagtatatacagtgatgtgagtatatacagtgaatgtgtgagtatatacagtgcgtgtgatgtatatacagtgagtggtgagtatatacagtgagtgagtgtgagtatatacagtgatgTGAGTATTACAGCGTAGTGAGTGTGAGTTATATACAGTTGAGTGTGAGTTATACAGTGAGTGGAgttgtgagtatatacagtgagtgtgaagTATagtacagtgagtgagtgtgagtaatatacgtgagtgtgagtatatacagtgagtgagtgGTTGAGTATATACATGAGTGGTGAGTATacatcagtgagtgagtgtgagtatatacagtgggAGTGTGAGTAATTACAGTGAGTGGAGTGTGagatatacagtgagtgtgagtatataacagtgagtgagtgtgagtaatACGGtgaagtgagtgtgagtatatacagtggagtgagtgtgagtatatacgtGATGTGAGTATATTACAAGTGAGTGTGAAGTATATacaagtgagtgtgagtatattacAGTGAGGTAGtatgagtatatacagtgaggagtgtgagtatatcagtgagtgagtgtgagtatattaaCAAGtggaggtgagtgtgagtatataacATGAGTGTGGAGTataatacagtgagtgtgagtaatataacagtgagtgagtgtgagtatatacagtgagtgtgagtatatcaGTGAGTGTGATATATACAGTGAGTGGTGAGTATAtaccagtgagtgtgagtatataccgTGAGTGAGTTGTGAGTATCCAATACAGTGAGTTGTGGGtactatacagtgagtgtgagtataatacagtgagtgtgagtatatagcagtgagtgagtgtgaagtaatatacagtgagtgtgagtatatcagtgagtgtgagtatataacAGTGAGTGTAGTATATACGTGAGTGTGTGtggagtatatacagtgagtgtgaagtatatacagtgagtgggTGAGTAATATACAGTGAGTTGTGTGTGAGTTATGCAGTGAGGTGTGAGTAtgatacagtgagtgtgagtaatATACAGTtggtgtgagtatatacagtgagtgtgagttatattacagtgagtgagtgtgagtgatatacagtgagtgtgagtatatacagtgcagTGTGAGtaatatacagtgagtgtgagtattacagtgagtgtgagtatcatACGAGTGaggtgtgagtatatacagtgagtgagtgtgagtatataagtgagtgtgagtatatacagtgagtgtgagtatatacagtgagtggtGAGTAtgatacagtgagtgtgagtatattacagtgagtgtgtgtgagtatatacagtgatgtgtgagtatatacagtgagtggtGAGTAATATACAAGtggagtgtgagtatatacaagTGAGTGTGAAGATATACAAAgttgagtgtgagtatatacagtgagtgtgtgtgagtatatacagtgagtgagtgtgagtatatacagtgagtgtgagtatatacagtgagtgtgagtatatacagtgagtgtgagtatatacagtgagtgtgagtatatacagtgagtgtgtgtgagtatatacagtgagtgtgagtatatacagtgagtgtgagtatatacagtgagtgtgagtatatacagtgagtgtgtgtgagtatatacagtgagtgtgagtatatacagtgagtggaGTGTGAGTAATATACAGTgaagtgtgagtatatacagtgaaagtgtgagtatatacagtgagtgtgagtatataaaGTGGAGTGTGAGTATGTCAGGAGTGTGTGTGAGTATTATAAGTGGTGTTGAGTTATATACAGTGAGGTGTGGAGTATATACAACAGTGAGTGTGGAGTTATTACGTGAGTGtggtgtgagtatatacagtgagtgtggtATATACAGGTGAGGGAGTGTGAAGTATAcctacagtgagtgtgagtatatacagtgaagtgtgagtatatacagtgagtgtgagtatatacagtgagtgtgagtatatacagtgagtgtgtgtgagtatatacagtgagtgtgagtatatacagtgagtgtgagtatatacagtgagtgtgagtatatacagtgagtgtgtgtgagtatatacagtgagtgtgagtatatacagtgagtgtgagtatatacagtgagtgtgagtatatacagtgagtgtgagtatatacagtgagtgtgagtatatacagtgagtgagtgtgagtataataACAGTGAAGTGAGTGTGATaaatatacagtgagtgtgaagtatatacagtgagttgtgagtatatacagtgagtggtgagtatatacagtgagtgtgagtattaacagtgagtgtgtgtgagttataatacagtgagtgtgagtatatacagtggtgtgagtatatacagtgaaagTTGTGAGGTATAtaacagtgagtgtgagtaatTATAACAGTGCAGTGGCAGCCTGTGCTGCCCCTGGGGGCAATTGATTTACCctcttcccttcccttcctgcAGCCCCTGGAGAATAGTCGATGACTGTGGAGGAGCCTTCACCATGGGGATCATTGGGGGGGGGTGTTCCAGGCGGTGAAGGGGTTTAGGAATGCCCCGGCGGTaagtacccctgtgtgtgcccatcCCTGTACTGCCCTCCCAGGGGCACTGACCCCCTGTgtaaccccccccatactggcttGTGGCTGATGTCTCTCCCCCCCTCTTCCTCTCTCTCACCCCCCCTCTCCTTCCCCCTCTTCCTCTCTCCAACCCCTTTCCCCCCCGCTcttcctctctccccttcccccgcccctcttcctctctctcccccctctctccttccccctcACTTCCTCTCTTCAAACCCCCTCCccctctcttcctctctccccctcctcctccttccccctcAACTTCTCTCTTCCAACCCCCTTCCCccctctcttcctctctcccccctcctctcTTCCCCCTCACTTCCCTCTCTTCAACCcttccctctctcccccctctctcctttCCCCTCACTTCCTCTCTTCAATCAACCCTTCCccctctcttcctctctcccccctcctcctTTCCCCTCACTTTCCCTCTTCAACtgccccttcccctctctccccccgTCTCTCCTTCCCCTCAACTCCTCTCTTCAACCTGCCCTTCCCCCCTCTCTTCCCTCCTCCCCCCTCTCCGCTTCCCCCTCACTTCCCTCTCTcaaccccttccccccctcttcctctctcccccctctctccttccccctcACTTCCTCTTCTTCAACCCCCCTCCCCTTCTCTCTTCCCCTCTcattcctctctcccccctctctccttccctgCACTTCTCTCTTGCAACCCCCCTTCCCCCTCTCTTCCTTTCCccctctcttcctctctcccctcttctcctTCCCCCTCACTTCCTCGTCTTCACCCCCCTTCCCCCTCTCATCCTTCCCccctctcttcctctctcccccctctctccttcctcaCTTCCTCTCTTCAACCCccttccccctctctccttcccccctctcttcctctctccccctctctccttccctcaCTTCCTCTCTTCAAAcccctcccctctctccttccccccTCTTCTtccttctctcccctctccttcccctcacgTTCCTCTCTTCACCCCTTCCCCCTCTcctccttccctccctctcttccctctctccccctctgCTCCTTCCCCCTTCACTTCCTCTCTTCAACCCCTCCCCCCTTCTCTccttcccccctctctctcttccCCCCTCTCTtccttccccctctctccttcccccctcttcctctctcccccttcggTTCCTTCCCCCTCCACTTCCTCTCTTCAAacctcccttccccccctctcTCCGTTCCCCCACTTCCTCTCTTtcacccccttccccccctctcttcctctctcccccctctctccttccGCTTCACTTCCTCCTCTCAACCCCTCCccctctcttcctctctcccccctctctcttcCCCTCACTTCCTCTTTCAACCCCCTTCCCCCTGCCTCTCTCCTTCCCCCTCTCTTCCTCTCCTCCCACTCTCTCCTTCGCCCCTCACTTCCTCTCttcaaccccctttcccccctctcttccttccctctctccttcctctctcccctccttcTTCCCCCTCACTTCTCTCTTCAACTCCCTTCCCCCTCTCACTCTTCCCCCCTCTTCCTCTCTTCTCCCCCTCTTCTCCTTCCCCCTCACTTCCTCTCTTCAACCCCTTCCCTCttttcctctctcccccctctctccttccccctcACTTCCCTCTTCAACCCTTCCCCATCTCTCCTTCCCCccttctctgctctctctcccccctctcttcctctctcccccctctctccttccctctctctccttCCCCTTCACTTCCTCTCTTCAACCCGCCTTCCcccctctcttcctctctctccttccccctcACTTCCTCTCTTCACCCCCTTCCCCTCTCTTCATCTCTCCCCCTCTCGtccttcctcttcctccttccccgctcctccctctctccttccccctgcttcttctctctccccccctctctctttCCCCTCACTTCCTCGTCTTAACGCCccttccccctctctccttcccccctctctcctctccccccctctctccttTCCCCTCACTTCTCTCTCACCCCCttcccccctctctccttccccccctcttcctctctctccccctctctccttccccctcACTTTCCTCTCTTCAACCCCCCTTCTCcccctctttcctctctccccctctctccttccccccTCACTTCCCATCTCTTCAACCCCCTTCCCCcctcttcctctctccccctctcttccTTCCCCCTCATTCCTCTCTCTCCCCgtcttcctctctcccctccctcttcctctctcccccccTTCCTCTCCCCCCCCTTCttttctctctcccccctcttccctctctctccccctcttccTCTTCTCCCCTTCTTcctcttcccctctctccttcccctCTACTTTCTCTCTTCAACACCCTTCCCCTCTCTTCCTCTCTCCTTCCCctcttcctctctcccccccccccttccctccccccccctcttttctctctccccccctcttcctctctccttccctcttcctctctcccccctcttcctctctcccccctcttcctctctcccccccTTCCTCTCCCCCCCttctctcttcccccccccttcctctctccccccctcttcctctctctcccccctcttcCTTTCtcctccccctctctctcccccctcccccgaCAGGGAGTGGCCCATCGTCTCCGGGGCAGTATGAGTGCCGTAAGGATCCGCGCTCCACAGATCGGAGGTAACAGAGACCCCCCCGCAccccacattcccccccccccatgattagGGCCATAACAGGCCTGTGCTGTGCCCCCAGGTAGCTTTGCTGTGTGGGGGGGCCTATTCTCCACCATTGACTGTGGATTGGTCAGGCTGCGAGGGAAGGAGGACCCCTGGAACTCCATTACTAGTGGGGCGCTGACAGGGGCGGTGCTGGCATCTCGGAGTGAGTACCCCTAAACTTCCATCTGATTGGGGGGGTCACGTCTGCTTATGGAGGTGCTGCTTTAGACTCCGCCTTCTTGTGTTTCAGGTGGGCCCCTGGCCATGGTTGGCTCCGCCCTGATGGGGGGCATCCTGTTGGCGCTGATAGAGGGGGTCGGCATCCTCCTGACTCGCTACACAGCGCAGCAGTTCCAGAACcgtgagtccccccccccccaatatgaaCTCAGTGAGGCTGTGAGGGCGCCcccatgtatgtgtgtatggggggggggggcggtcacTCGCAGTACCACTTCCTGCCCAGTAGGTGCCAGTGTTTCCCACCCTGACGCTACAGCAGCCCCTGGAATGAATCCCCCCACGAAAGcagagccccccccagcccaagtCTTTCTCTGTATTGCactggggggggcacattatacAGGGGGTTCCTGTCTCACCGACGCCCCCCTTCCTGCAGATACAGAACCACACAGAACCAATGGGCAGTTAGTGCTTTTATTGGTGTGGTGCCTTGAGTAGCCAATCAGCACACAGATTACTATTGATCCtttgcccgggggggggggggcactgcttggTAGTGAGCTGGGGGCCAATTGGGCGCAGACCCAGGGGGTGCCAGTTGTTGGGAGGTTGTGCCCCACAGCGCCCAGTGTGCCAACTGCACTTTTTGTTTTCTAGCCAATCCCTTTGGAGAAGAGTCCAGCCCAGTGGCGCACTGACCCCCGGGGGCACAACGGCGGAAGGAGGAAACATTTGCCCCCCGAGGGGCAGGATTGTGAGCATCTGATGAATAAACTGCGTGTTGCTAGGAAACCATTCTGTTGGTGTCAGTCGGGGCAGGATGTGGGCAGTTGGCTTGGGGGGGCTTCAGTCAGGGGGCAGCACTATGGCCAATGCCCCTCCCACCGGCTCCATTCTTCCTGCCCCAGCCCCTGGGGGGTACAAGGGATCAGTAGTGAGGCTGAATCTGCAGAGACAGAGAAAGTGACTTTTAGTTACAGAGCAGCCGCCTATTCCCATTGGCTGTTAAGCTACAAGCCCCACCCCATGGATCAGCCAATCAGCTTGGATCAGAGGGGCCGCCATACAAACAAGCCCCTCCCCAGTCACACACAAATGCGGCAGGGGGGGCACATAGTTACCTTGGTGACCCTGACGGCTGTGCCCAGGTAGCAGATCCAGCCGGAGTCATCGGGCAGCGCCTGGCACTCCTCCCCCTGTAGGCACGGCGCCATGTCGCACCACCACTTCCCCCTCACTATAGAGACTGGCATCAAACACACATGCGTTACTGCAAGGGGTTAATGGGAGGGGTGTGGCTTAGTGGCTGCTTGCTATGAAGGTgggtgggtatatagagtaaGGGGGTGTGGCCGGTT is a window from the Xenopus tropicalis strain Nigerian unplaced genomic scaffold, UCB_Xtro_10.0 Sca36, whole genome shotgun sequence genome containing:
- the timm17b gene encoding translocase of inner mitochondrial membrane 17 homolog B (The RefSeq protein has 1 frameshift compared to this genomic sequence), whose protein sequence is MEEYMREPCPWRIVDDCGGAFTMGIIGGGVFQAVKGFRNAPAGVAHRLRGSMSAVRIRAPQIGGSFAVWGGLFSTIDCGLVRLRGKEDPWNSITSGALTGAVLASRSGPLAMVGSALMGGILLALIEGVGILLTRYTAQQFQNPNPFGEESSPVAH